The following proteins come from a genomic window of Lycium ferocissimum isolate CSIRO_LF1 chromosome 4, AGI_CSIRO_Lferr_CH_V1, whole genome shotgun sequence:
- the LOC132051653 gene encoding protein EXORDIUM-like 3 produces the protein MNFPATFYLAGIFLFFLASPINGFRPWPNQKPNTTNLLYGPSKKYEGSSDLIQLKYHMGPVLTANVTVYPIWYGKWDKAQKRIIREFINSISAVDSKPPSVNGWWKTVQRYTDQTGANISSNVLIGAEKNDRFYSHGKSLTRLSIQSVIKAAVSASTRPLPINSKSGVYLLLTSDDVYVQDFCQNVCGFHYFTFPSIVGYTLPYAWVGNSGKLCPSVCAYPFSVPEYMSGSGFKAAKSPNNDVGVDGMISVIAHEIAELSTNPLVNAWYAGQDPSFPVEIADLCEGIYGSGGGGSYTGQMLNGEHGATYNMNGIRRKFLVQWVWNHVVNYCTGPNALDQ, from the exons ATGAATTTTCCGGCAACTTTCTATCTCGCCGGAATTTTCCTATTCTTCTTAGCTTCCCCTATTAACGGGTTTCGTCCATGGCCCAACCAAAAGCCCAACACCACCAATTTATTGTACGGCCCATCCAAAAAATATGAAGGCTCATCGGATTTAATCCAGTTAAAATACCATATGGGCCCTGTTTTAACTGCAAATGTCACCGTTTATCCCATTTGGTATGGTAAATGGGATAAAGCACAGAAAAGAATTATCCGTGAGTTTATTAACTCAATCTCAGCCGTTGATTCCAAACCGCCGTCAGTTAACGGTTGGTGGAAAACGGTCCAGCGTTATACCGACCAAACCGGAGCTAACATCTCTAGTAATGTACTCATTGGAGCTGAAAAAAATGACCGGTTTTATTCCCATG GTAAATCGTTAACCCGATTATCCATACAGTCCGTGATAAAAGCTGCCGTCTCAGCAAGTACTCGACCTTTGCCCATAAACTCCAAAAGTGGTGTGTACTTGTTACTAACATCTGATGATGTTTATGTTCAAGATTTTTGCCAAAACGTTTGTGGTTTTCACTACTTCACATTCCCTTCTATTGTTGGTTACACATTACCATATGCATGGGTTGGTAACTCTGGAAAACTATGCCCCAGTGTTTGTGCATACCCGTTTTCTGTACCCGAATACATGTCGGGTTCGGGTTTCAAAGCTGCTAAATCGCCTAATAACGACGTGGGAGTTGATGGTATGATAAGTGTGATAGCTCACGAGATTGCAGAGTTGTCTACTAACCCTTTGGTTAATGCATGGTATGCCGGTCAGGACCCGAGTTTCCCGGTTGAGATAGCGGATCTTTGTGAAGGGATATACGGGTCGGGTGGGGGCGGGTCGTATACGGGTCAAATGTTGAATGGTGAACATGGTGCAACGTACAATATGAATGGGATAAGGAGGAAGTTTTTGGTTCAGTGGGTATGGAACCATGTTGTTAATTATTGTACGGGACCTAATGCACTTGATCAGTAA